The genomic stretch GCCCCCAGTGACCAGCGCTTGGGTCGCCTTCAGGATTTCCTCGTGCAAATCGACCGAGCGAGTCGCAATGTCCACCGAGTCCTGCGCGGCGCGGAGGTTCCAATACGCTTGAATGGCGGTGAGCACGGTGACGGCACGCTCGTGCGCGAACGCGAGCCGACTCGCATCGAGGTCGACATGCGCCGCACGTTCAGCGGCGCCCGTCGCGTCGGCACCACGCCGGCGTCCGAGCGGTACGAGCAGGTTTGCACCTGCCCGGAACGTGAAGAGATCCTCCAATCCCTTGCCGCCGAGCTCGGCCGAGCGCGGCTTGCCCTTGAAGTTCGTGCCTTCGATTGTGCCGTCGAGAAACGGCCCGACAGTGATACCCGAGCGGAACAGCCGGGAGAGCTCGACGTGGGCGAGTCCGTCGTAGAAGACTTCGTCGTTGGGCACGTCGCTAAGATTGCGCAGCGTCTGCTCGGTGCGGTTGACGTCGTCCACCACGCCTTGAAGTCCGTCCCGTGCGCCCCTGATGGAGTCGTTGAGGAAGTCGTTGCGAATGCGGAGCAGCTCGGCCCGCTCCGCCGGGCCGGCCGACGTGATGAGCTCGTCGAGGATCTCCAGTTGCGTGCCCAAGAACTGGTCGATCTCGCTGATTCGCCGCGCCTGCTCGTCCCCGGGAGGGGCGCGCCTCACAGCCTCGAGCCTCCGCAACAACACCTGCGCCTCTTGCCGCGCCTGCGTATCCTCATCGAGATTCTCTTGGAGCGTCCGTCGTTGTGTGCGCTGTGATTCCTTCCGCGTTTCGGTGAGCTCCTGCAGGCGATACTCATACGAAGCGAGCGCGTTCAACGTCAGATCGAACGGGCCACGTTGCTCCTGCGCTTGGCCCTCGCGCTGGCGCACGTCCTCGCGGGCGAGCTGGAGATTGGGGTCATGCTCGAGCGCCAGCCGTACCGCGTCGACGACGCCGATGCCTGTCGCATCGAATGTCACGATCGGTGGCTGTTCCGAGGTGCCATCGGCCGTGGTAGGAGGGGTGCGTGCCGGTGACCGCTCCTGGGGAGCTGCGGCCGCGGGCGCCGCGCCGTCGGACGAAACGGCGAGCATCACCGTCAGCACGAGAGTCAACTGTAGACAGAGGGCGGGGCGACGAGTCATGAATCCTCCTCGAGCGCGGGCTGTGGGTCCAATACTCTTCTGCTCGTAAGCAGTCCGTCGCGCCCGGCATGAACGGTTGGCGATTCTACCAAAGAAACTGCGAGCATCCGGCAGCCGGACATGGGTGCCGCTCAGGTGCCTCTTATCGATGAGGTGTCGCGCGAGATCAGGGAAGCGCCTGCCTGGTGGGAAATTGCCGGTGTTACTCCGGTGTGCTAGGCTGGGCGTTCGGGCCGCTGGCAGCCGTGAGAGGTGTCAGGAGGTGGACGGGATCGCGCGGTGTCGTGGCGGGACCGAGAGGGAGTAATGGGGAGTACGGCTCGTCGCGTGTCTCGCGTCTCACATCGACGGATCTGGCTCGGCCTGATTTTGATGGGCTGTGCCGGTTGTGCCGATTCGCCCGTCGGTCCGTCCCTGAGCGCCGTCACGGTGAGTGACGTGCGCTTGCGGCCGACGACCGAGAATGCCACGCTGTGCTGCTGCCGCGTCCTTGCCACCAGCGCGAACCGCAACAGCGTGCCTGTTCATGTGACGGTCAAGTTTGCGGCCCATGACGACCAGCGTGAGCAGCCGCTGTCACGGATCCTCTATTTCATCAAGGATTTTCAGCCGGACACGGAGCGGGCAATCGAGGCGTCCGGATTCTTCCTGCCGTGCGCAGCCATCCGCGATGTGCGAATGGAGATCGATGTAACGGGAATAGCGGATCCGCCCTTCTAGAAACAGAGATCGGGAATCAGGAATCGGGAATCCGGGGGAGGCCGGGATCAGGGAGCTGTAAGCGAGAACAGGATGCGGTCATCGTGACGTCCTACGCGCCTATTCTTCGGGGGTCGACCATGCCGGACAGGCGCGGCATGAGTGAGACCGCTGTGCGTCTGCGCGCGCTGTCGGCTGAACAGTGGGGTGAGCAGCGCGCGCTCGATATGATTGGGTTGTCGCCTGCCCTGAGCGAAGCGCAAGCCAAGGTCGAGAAGATCGCGCGCTATCGAGAGCCCGTCCTGATCACCGGAGAGAGCGGCTCTGGCAAGGAGCTGTTCGCGCAGGCCATCTACCTGCTCGGCCCGAGCAGAGGGCAGCCCTTCGTTGCCGCCAACTGTCCACAGTACCAAGAAGGCGATCTCACCGTCAGTGAGCTCTTCGGCCATACGAAAGGGAGCTTCACGGGTGCGGTCGCCGATCGAAAAGGTGCGTTCGAGGAAGCCGACGGCGGCGTCATCTTCCTGGACGAGATTGCCGATCTCCGCCCCAGTGCACAGATGATGCTGCTGCGTGCGCTCTCGACCGGCGAGATTCGCCCACTGGGTGCCACGCGATCGCGGAGTGTCGATGTGCGCGTCGTGTCAGCAACCAACGGTCATCTGAACCATCTGGTCGCGACCAAGCAGTTCAGATTCGATCTCTTGTTTCGCCTTCGACAGTTTCACATTGCCATCCCCCCGCTCCGCGAGCGCG from Luteitalea sp. encodes the following:
- a CDS encoding AAA domain-containing protein, whose protein sequence is MPDRRGMSETAVRLRALSAEQWGEQRALDMIGLSPALSEAQAKVEKIARYREPVLITGESGSGKELFAQAIYLLGPSRGQPFVAANCPQYQEGDLTVSELFGHTKGSFTGAVADRKGAFEEADGGVIFLDEIADLRPSAQMMLLRALSTGEIRPLGATRSRSVDVRVVSATNGHLNHLVATKQFRFDLLFRLRQFHIAIPPLRERGDDWRLLTDFWLDRLAAKYGVAKRFSAASLKLLGTYDWPGNVRQLIGVVKTGYAMADDDVIEPAEFVSYLEESEGMRSAEQPSLYERIVKQEEPFWTVVYEAFIRRDLNRSQVRGLIKAGLNASGGNYRRLLELLRLPASDYQRFMDFLRHHDLKP